The Leptotrichia sp. OH3620_COT-345 region ATAGCATTTTATAAATTTCGTTTAAGATTAGATTGACTATTTAATAAATTAATATTGCATTATGTTCCATTAAATTCTTATTTTCAATTCTGTTTTTATTTTAACTTTGCCTACATTTTAACAATAACACTTGCTCCCTGACCGCTTCCTATACATAATGTAGCCAACCCATATTTTGATTTACGCTTTTTCATTTCATGTATTAACGTAACAAGTATACGTGCTCCTGAAGCTCCGATAGGATGCCCTAAAGCTATAGCTCCTCCATTTACATTTGTCTTTTCGGGGTCAAATTTTAACTCTTGAGCCACACTTAAAGCCTGTGCTGCAAAAGCTTCATTTGCTTCTATAAGATCCATATCATTAATGGTCAAATTTGCCTTTTCCAAAGCTTTTTTAGATGCAGGTATCGGACCTGTTCCCATTATTGAAGGGTCTACCCCTCCATTTGCATAGCTTACTATTGTAGCTAAAATAGGAATTCCCAATTTTTCAGCTTTTTCTTTTGTCATTAACAATACTCCCGCTGCTCCATCATTAATTCCTGACGAATTCCCTGCTGTAACGCTTCCATCCTTTTTAAATGCCGGTTTCAATTTTGACAAACTTTCTGCTGTTGTATTATCACGCGGATATTCATCAGTATCAAATATTACAGCTTCTCCTTTTCTCTGGGGAATTTCAATTGGAATAATTTCGTCCTTGAATTTACCTTCTTTTATTGCTTTCATAGCTTTCTGCTGACTATAAGCTGCGAACTTATCCTGTTCTTCACGACTTATTTTATATTTATCTCCAATGTTTTCCGCCGTGATCCCCATATGATAGTTTTCAAAAGGATCTGTAAGTCCATCACTCAACATTGTATCCAGTACTTCTGTATGTCCCATTCTAGAACCCCAACGGTGTTTAGATATGACATAAGCGGCTTGACTCATATTCTCGGTTCCTCCGGCTAAAATTACTTCGGCTTCTCCCGCTCTTATTTTATTTACTCCGAGCTGAACCGCTTCCAGTCCTGAACCGCATACCATATTTACCGTCATTGCAGTTGTTGTATAAGGAAGACCGGCATTTAATGAAATCTGTCTTGCTATATTTTGACCGAGTCCCGCTCCCAATACATTTCCGAATATAACTTCTTCTATTATTTCAGGCTTAACAGCAGTTTCTTTCAAAATCCCATTAACAACATATTCACCTAACTTTACAGCTGAAATATCTTTCAATGTCCCTCCGTAAGTTCCAATAGGAGTTCTTAACGCTGAAACCACAACTACTTCTTTACACATTTAAAATCACCTTTTCCTTTCAAAAAAATATTATTTATATTTTAAAATTTATAAAAAACTCTTTTTTAAGAATTTAACTCTCATTTTATGTGTATAATTTATTAAAAAAATTTTTTATTTTTTATTATCAAGTTAAAAAATTATCTTTTAACACTTACCAAATATAGAATAATATTATCTAATTTTTTATTTGAAAAAAAATTAAACAAAATGAATTTACTCTCAATTATTTATAACACATTTTTTTTAAAAGTCAAATTTTTTTTAAAAATTTATACAAAATTATCTAAAAATATTTATTTATAGCCTAATTTATGGTACAATTATTTTAAATAGAAATTTAGAAAGGCTATTGTTATGCTAAACACAAGAGAAAAAATTATCAATTCGTCTATAGAGCTTTTTTCATCTAAACCCTTTGAAAATGTCTCCATATTTGAAATATGTAAAAATGCCAATGTTTCTAATGGAATTATATATAAATATTTTAGAAATAAAGAAGAAATCTACAAATTTCTTTTGTCAGAAATAATATTGAGAATAAATTCACATCTTAGCAAAATAGAAGGAGAAAATATTGAAGAAAGATTAAAAGACTTTGTCAGAAAAAACCTTGAACTTACTAAAAAAGAATTCAAGCTTATAAAAATATATCGTCATGGTCAATACAAATTTCTTGAATATGAAAAAATGATACAGAAGGTCTATAATAAATCACTTGAAAGTGTTTATAGAAGAAAACTTAAAGCGATTGAAAAATTTTATATTTTATCAATAATAAGACATATCAATATATATTACACGACAAAAGATATTGACCCTGATTTGGATTTTTTAATTAAGTCATTAATGTACGGTTTTTTATATAAATCCAAAAAAGTAAATCTGGAACTTGATAAAAGGATATTTTATCTCCGTGTTCCCGTTAATTCCTCAAATATAAAATATAAAATATTAAGTGCAGGTACTGAAATATTAACAAGCCGGGAATATAGTTCTGTAAAAATTACCGATATTACAAAAAAAGCCGGAATTTCAGCCGGAGCATTCTATATTTATTTTAAAAATAAAGAAAGCTTTTTAGATTCGGTTATTTTAAATATACGGAAGCAGGTAATGTTTTTCCTGAAGGATAATTTTAATCCTAATTATACTGCTTTGGATAATCATATCCTATTTTTATATCTGCTTTTTGAATATTATAAAGATTCGTATTTTAAATATAAACTGATAAGAGAAATGGAACTTATTAATAACAAAATATATGAAATGTTCATAGATAAAGATATTGAATTTTATCTTGAAACTCTGGATGATATAAAACATAATTTAAAAGATAAAGAATTGATAGCAGTTATGCTTCTCGGTATATCTCATTACATGGGAATAGAGTTTTTTTATACGAAACAGTTTAAAAACAGAAACACTTTTTTGGACGAAATAAGATTTTTTATACAGAATGGTGTTGAAAAGTAAAAATTATTTTATTTTTATATTTTATTGACTTATTTTGAAATTTAATATAAAATTGTTAAAAATTGAAATAAGGAGATTTTTATGCTAGAAGTAGGAATGAAATTTGAAATGATTAAAACTGTCACTGAAAACGACACTGCAAATAAAATTGCTTCAGGAGCGATTAATGTTTTTGCCACTCCCGTTATGATTGCATGGATGGAAGAAGCTTCTTCAAACCTGGCACAAAAAGAATTGGAATCAGGACTTTCAACTGTAGGAACTGAAGTGAATATTAAACATCTGAAGGCCACTTTAGTCGGAACCGAAATGAAAATAACCGCTGAATTAAAAGAAATTGACAGAAAGAAATTAATTTTTGAGGTTAAAGTTTATGAAAAAAAAGAAAATATTTTAGTGGGAGAAGGAAGTCACACAAGATTTATCATTGATTCCGAAAAATTTTATGAAAAAATTAAAAACTATCAGAAATAAAAAAATATGAGGGTAATTTTTACCCTCATATTTTAATTATTTATCAAAATACGGATTTATTTTTTACGAGTGCTTATCACTCTCCTGTAATTTTGCTGTCAATTACAACTCTTTAAACTTCAAAATGTCTATTATATTTAAAATAATAAACTCATTTCACTCAAACAGTTTTTTAAACTTTTTTTCATATTTTTTATTGAAATAATTGAATATGAAAAGTTTTTTTATATTTCAATTTTTTCCAATATTAAAAAATTTTCTAAAAACGTAAAAAGTCAAATGATTTTTAACTCAATTTTTTAAAAATTGAAATTTACACTAATTATTTATTTTCACATATTTTATATCATCATTTGGAATAAAACCAAGCTGTTTTGATTTTTCTTCCACTTTTTTTAGATCAAAATTTGATATATAGGTATTTTCGAGTGTTTCCACTTCTTTCTTAAGCTCATTCAACTTATTTTCTATATTTGTCTTTTCAATCCCTAAATTTGAAACATTATATGTCATCCACATTTTTATCATCATTGTCGATACAAGGAGAAATATGTAAAACATTGTCAAACTTACTACTGCTATATTAACACCTCTGACTTTTATTGCTGTTTTTCTTTTTATTTTTTTTTGAACTCTTCGTGGAACGGTAATTATTACTTCATTTTGAAAGTTGTCATATTTTTTTATTGTATGTGAAATACTTGGAAATTCTATCATCTGTAGTTTTTTTTTGTTCATGTTTAACTCCTTTCAAATATTCTAAGTTTTGCCGAATGAGCTCTATTATTGAACTGTAATTCTTCTTTTCCGGCAATAATAGCTTTTTTTGTAATGACCTTTCCTAAACTCTTTTTCTTACATATGCAGATTGGTATTTCAGGGGGACATATGCAAGGATTTTCATATTTCCTGAATTTTTCTTTTACTATCCTGTCTTCAAGAGAATGAAAAGTTATGACAAGAAGCTTCCCACCTTTATTTAGAAGATTTACCGCTTTATCAAGTGTTTCTTCCAACACTTCAAGCTCTCTATTTACATATATTCTTATTGCTTGAAATGCTCTTTTAGATGGATGCTTTTTCATACTTTTTCCAATAGATTTTATTATTATATTTGATAATTCCAATGTCGTTTCTATTTTTTTATTTTTCCTGTATTCCACTATATTTTTTGCTATTTTTCTTGATTTTGGTTCTTCACCGTATTTATATATAATATCAGTTATTTCTTTTTCACTGAAAGTATTTACTATGTCATAGGCACTTATAGATAATTCTTTATTCATTCTCATATCAAGCTTGGCTTCATATTTATAAGAAAAACCTCTTTCCTTATTGTCCAGCTGATTTGAAGATACTCCTATATCCATAAGTATTCTGTCTACTTTACTATATCCTGCAAAATAAACTACTGAATCAATATTTTTAAAATTATCCTGAAAAATTTTCAATTTATCTCCGTATTTTTCCAGCTTTCTTTTTGTAAAATCAATCGCTTCAATATCCTGGTCTATTCCTATTACTTTAGAATCGTCAGAGGACTTTTCCAAAATTCCTTCGCTGTGTCCTCCACCACCCAAAGTGCAGTCCACATAAATTGCCTTTTTATCAGATATTATATTTTCAATAACTTCATTAAATAATACCGGCTTGTGATACTCCACTTTGAACTCCTTTCCTGTTATAACTTCCTCAAGCTAACCTTTTTTAAATTTAGAAATCCATTCCGTCAACTATATCTTCAATAATTCCGCTTTTCTGCTCCATATAACTGTTCCATCTTTCTTCTGACCATATTTCTATATGATCGTCACTTCCCATTACTGTAGCATTTTTTTCAATTTCTGCATGACCTATTAAAGATGACGGCAAATTCAATCTCCCCTGACTATCTAAAGTTAATTTTGTGGCTGCTGATAATATAAAACGCTGATAGGCTCTATGGTTACTATTAGTAGTTTTCAGCTGCTTAAGTCTCTGAACACGGTTTTCCCATTCTTCCATGGGAAATAAATCTATACAATTGTCCAATCCTCTGGTAATAACAAATTCACTTTCTCCAAGCTGTTCCCTAAATTTTACGGGTAGCATCAGCCTACCTTTGTTATCTACCTTACAGGAAAACTCTCCCATAAACATAGCAGCCACCTTTTCCTTAAATAACTTCCTAATTTTTTAATTTAAAATAACAATTTTTTCTAATTAACTTCTTCCTAATTTTACCTAATTTCATAACCTTTTTTCTTAACTTTTCCTAATTTTATATGTTGCTTCTTTAAGTTTTATAGTATCAGTATTATCTTTTCTAAATATTTTATAAGTGTTTTAAATAATCCACTTTTTACCACTTTTTACCACTTTTTACCACACATATAATATAACCTTATTTTTTTATATTTTCAATTATTTTTTCCTTTGACAATTTTATACTACACATGTTATTTATTTTTTCTGTATGATATGGAAAAGCAAATAAAAAAAAACACAATATCTTGTGTTTTTTTGAATTATATATTTTTTTAATTTTTAATG contains the following coding sequences:
- a CDS encoding acetyl-CoA C-acetyltransferase, yielding MCKEVVVVSALRTPIGTYGGTLKDISAVKLGEYVVNGILKETAVKPEIIEEVIFGNVLGAGLGQNIARQISLNAGLPYTTTAMTVNMVCGSGLEAVQLGVNKIRAGEAEVILAGGTENMSQAAYVISKHRWGSRMGHTEVLDTMLSDGLTDPFENYHMGITAENIGDKYKISREEQDKFAAYSQQKAMKAIKEGKFKDEIIPIEIPQRKGEAVIFDTDEYPRDNTTAESLSKLKPAFKKDGSVTAGNSSGINDGAAGVLLMTKEKAEKLGIPILATIVSYANGGVDPSIMGTGPIPASKKALEKANLTINDMDLIEANEAFAAQALSVAQELKFDPEKTNVNGGAIALGHPIGASGARILVTLIHEMKKRKSKYGLATLCIGSGQGASVIVKM
- a CDS encoding TetR/AcrR family transcriptional regulator — encoded protein: MLNTREKIINSSIELFSSKPFENVSIFEICKNANVSNGIIYKYFRNKEEIYKFLLSEIILRINSHLSKIEGENIEERLKDFVRKNLELTKKEFKLIKIYRHGQYKFLEYEKMIQKVYNKSLESVYRRKLKAIEKFYILSIIRHINIYYTTKDIDPDLDFLIKSLMYGFLYKSKKVNLELDKRIFYLRVPVNSSNIKYKILSAGTEILTSREYSSVKITDITKKAGISAGAFYIYFKNKESFLDSVILNIRKQVMFFLKDNFNPNYTALDNHILFLYLLFEYYKDSYFKYKLIREMELINNKIYEMFIDKDIEFYLETLDDIKHNLKDKELIAVMLLGISHYMGIEFFYTKQFKNRNTFLDEIRFFIQNGVEK
- a CDS encoding thioesterase family protein, with the protein product MLEVGMKFEMIKTVTENDTANKIASGAINVFATPVMIAWMEEASSNLAQKELESGLSTVGTEVNIKHLKATLVGTEMKITAELKEIDRKKLIFEVKVYEKKENILVGEGSHTRFIIDSEKFYEKIKNYQK
- the rsmH gene encoding 16S rRNA (cytosine(1402)-N(4))-methyltransferase RsmH, with the translated sequence MEYHKPVLFNEVIENIISDKKAIYVDCTLGGGGHSEGILEKSSDDSKVIGIDQDIEAIDFTKRKLEKYGDKLKIFQDNFKNIDSVVYFAGYSKVDRILMDIGVSSNQLDNKERGFSYKYEAKLDMRMNKELSISAYDIVNTFSEKEITDIIYKYGEEPKSRKIAKNIVEYRKNKKIETTLELSNIIIKSIGKSMKKHPSKRAFQAIRIYVNRELEVLEETLDKAVNLLNKGGKLLVITFHSLEDRIVKEKFRKYENPCICPPEIPICICKKKSLGKVITKKAIIAGKEELQFNNRAHSAKLRIFERS
- the mraZ gene encoding division/cell wall cluster transcriptional repressor MraZ, with the protein product MFMGEFSCKVDNKGRLMLPVKFREQLGESEFVITRGLDNCIDLFPMEEWENRVQRLKQLKTTNSNHRAYQRFILSAATKLTLDSQGRLNLPSSLIGHAEIEKNATVMGSDDHIEIWSEERWNSYMEQKSGIIEDIVDGMDF